A genomic segment from Paralichthys olivaceus isolate ysfri-2021 chromosome 22, ASM2471397v2, whole genome shotgun sequence encodes:
- the dctn1a gene encoding dynactin subunit 1 isoform X13 → MALNRRHSYTPRLTSALISKMSSAGIVESGKPPKIGSTVEVTGKGQRGTVAYIGATLFASGKWVGVILDEPKGKNDGTVQGKRYFTCEENHGIFVRQSQLQVVEEGSSATSPDTPEFALAKILRQKEIPETPKTSKQTPMNVKKTSRESLSSSLSGDVSEVGLTSHQGALGAPIVPQPSGSPAPVAAPVPATPSKAEPPISKQEEESLRGQVKDLEEKLETLKMKRTEDKAKLKELEKHKIQLEQLQEWKIKMQEQQTDLQKQLKEVKKEARDAQESKDRYMEEMSDTADAIEMATLDKEMAEERAESLQVEVDSLKEKVDELSMDLEILRHEISEKGSDGAASSYHVKQLEEQNSRLKEALVRMRDLSASEKQEHVKLQKQMEKKNTELDTLRTQKEKLQEEVKLAEATIDELKEQVDAALGSEEMVETLTERNLDLEEKVRELRETVTDLEAINEMNDELQENARETEMELREQLDMGGAKVREAEKRVEAAQETVADYQQTISKYRDLTTRLQDANRDLISQQNANAEQVQQPPAELFDFKIKFAETKAYAKAIEMELRKMEVAQLNRQVSLLTSFMPDSFLRHGGDHDCILVLLLIPRLICKAELLSKQAQEKFDLNGNLVPGAGLRGPPGEQRSFASGLVYSLCLLQATLHKYEQALNTCNIEVFKRMGTLYSEMNFHERSLDYFIDLLHKDQLDETVQVEPLTKAIKYYQQLYSVHLADHTEDCTVQLADHIKFIQTALDSMGVEVARLRAFLAAGQESSGLAVLLKDLDTSCSDIRQFCKKIRRRMPGTDVVGVPAALNFGPEVSETLTECRRQLTRAVAVLQEVAAAGAQMVAPLAEQEGLNALKLEDIACNVVDQVYGSHGLSGPECLRQSCSSVIATMNKMATAMQEGEYDADKPQGKTPPVETRAATVRAEMTDAEGLGVKLEDRDTVIKEVKKSLKIKGEELSEANVRLSLLEKKLDTSTKDADERVEKIQTKLSENLALLKKKEKEFEETMDALQADIDQLEAEKAELKQRINNQSKMTIEGLRAPSASGIASIVQGSAGAGLPPSMAGPVQVVDSPLLRQQVEAQRLGIKHLKNENNRLKAEKMRAQLASLPPLCPPKLPQVSKESSMPPGGLNTGIYRRTDQLLATLLKLSAEFKVVDITGKTTVSASSQLLEQTARLQNLSDALDKLKGEVAEHVVTHQRGAKASSDFATFPVSSFVKAKEEKQGNTVLVGRVSIPCIRGHEQVHRLVLSQQQLQQVHSLLMV, encoded by the exons ATGGCTTTAAACAGGCGACATTCCTATACCCCCAGG CTGACCAGCGCACTGATCAGCAAAATGAGCAGTGCAGGAATAGTGGAGAGTGGTAAACCTCCAAAG ATTGGCTCTACAGTAGAGGTGACAGGGAAGGGTCAGCGCGGCACTGTCGCCTACATCGGCGCCACCCTCTTTGCCTCTGGGAAATGGGTGGGTGTTATACTTGATGAGCCAAAAGGCAAGAATGATGGCACCGTGCAGGGGAAACGCTACTTCACCTGTGAGGAAAATCATGGGATATTTGTCAGACAGTCGCAG CTTCAGGTGGTGGAAGAGGGCTCCAGTGCCACCTCACCAGATACTCCTGAGTTTGCTCTTGCCAAGATTCTCAGACAAAAAG AAATTCCAGAGACTCCAAAAACATCCAAACAG ACACCAATGAATGTTAAGAAG ACATCTCGTGAGAGCCTGTCGTCCTCGCTGTCTGGTGATGTCAGTGAAGTTGGACTGACCTCCCATCAGGGTGCACTGGGAGCTCCCATCGTGCCTCAGCCCAGCGGGTCACCTGCGCCAGTCGCAGCCCCAGTCCCTGCTACTCCGAGCAAG GCGGAACCTCCCATTTCCAAACAG GAGGAGGAATCACTGCGAGGTCAGGTCAAAGAcctggaggagaagctggagacgctgaagatgaagaggacagaggacaagGCCAAACTGAAGGAGCTTGAAAAACACAAGATCCAGCTGGAGCAGCTTCAGGAATGGAAGATAAAAATGCAGGAGCAGCAGACTGACCTCCAGAAACAGCTTAAAGAAGTCAAGAag GAAGCCCGCGATGCACAGGAATCCAAGGACCGCTACATGGAGGAGATGTCAGACACGGCCGACGCCATTGAGATGGCAACACTGGACAAAGAAATGGCGGAGGAGCGAGCGGAGTCATTGCAAGTGGAGGTGGACAGTCTGAAAGAGAAAGTAGATGAGCTCTCCATGGACCTGGAGATTCTTAGACATGAGATTTCAGAGAAAG GCTCAGATGGAGCTGCCTCAAGTTACCATGTCAAGCAGCTGGAGGAACAGAACAGCAGACTGAAGGAGGCTCTAGTCAG GATGCGTGACCTGTCTGCCTCAGAGAAACAGGAAcatgtgaagctgcagaagcagatggagaagaagaacacTGAGCTGGACACTCTGAGGACTCAGAAGGAAAAACTGCAGGAAGAAGTCAAGCTGGCAGAGGCCACTATTGATGAACTGAAGGAGCAG GTGGATGCTGCTCTGGGCTCAGAGGAGATGGTTGAGACGCTGACAGAGAGGAACCTTGACTTGGAGGAGAAAGTCAGAGAGCTGAGAGAAACAGTCACTGATCTG GAGGCGATCAACGAGATGAATGATGAGCTCCAGGAGAATGCAAGGGAGACTGAAATGGAGCTGAGAGAGCAGCTCGACATGGGTGGTGCAAAGGTCAGAGAAGCTGAAAAACGAGTGGAGGCTGCTCAGGAGACTGTGGCTGATTACCAGCAGACCATCAGCAAATATAGGGATCTCACTACCAGGTTGCAG GATGCCAATCGGGACCTGATCAGCCAGCAGAATGCCAATGCTGAGCAAGTTCAACAGCCGCCCGCAGAACTGTTTGACTTCAAGATCAAGTTTGCAGAGACCAAGGCCTATGCCAAG GCCATTGAGATGGAGCTGAGGAAAATGGAAGTGGCTCAATTAAACAGACAGGTGTCCCTCCTTACCTCCTTCATGCCAGACTCCTTTCTCCGTCATGGTGGAGATCATGACTGTATTCTGGTCCTTCTTCTCATCCCCAGGCTCATCTGCAAG GCTGAGCTCCTCAGTAAACAAGCCCAGGAGAAGTTTGACTTGAACGGGAACCTGGTGCCGGGGGCAGGGCTCAGAGGACCTCCAGGAGAACAGCGCAGCTTTGCCTCAGGACTGGTGTACTCCCTGTGCTTGCTGCAGGCCACCCTGCACAAATATGAACA GGCTCTGAACACCTGCAACATAGAGGTTTTTAAGCGCATGGGTACACTTTACTCTGAAATGAATTTCCATGAGCGCTCCCTGGATTATTTCATTGACCTGCTGCATAAAGACCAATTGGATGAGACTGTTCAGGTGGAGCCCCTGACCAAGGCCATCAAGTACTACCag caaCTGTACAGTGTCCATCTGGCAGATCACACTGAGGACTGCACAGTGCAGCTGGCTGACCACATCAAG TTTATCCAGACCGCATTGGACTCCATGGGAGTGGAGGTGGCTCGTCTGCGGGCGTTCCTGGCTGCAGGTCAGGAAAGCTCTGGCCTTGCTGTGCTTCTGAAGGACCTGGACACTTCGTGTTCGGATATCAGACAATTCTGTAAGAAGATCCGCCGTCGCATGCCTGGAACAGATGTGGTTGGAGTACCTGCTGCTCTCAATTTTGGACCAGAG GTGTCAGAGACGCTGACAGAGTGTAGGCGCCAGCTGACCCGTGCGGTGGCCGTGCTGCAGGAGGTGGCTGCAGCTGGGGCTCAGATGGTTGCTCCGCTGGCAGAACAAGAGGGTCTCAACGCTCTCAAGCTGGAGGATATTGCCTGCAACGTTGTGGATCAG GTGTATGGCTCCCATGGCCTGAGTGGCCCAGAGTGTCTGCGtcaatcctgcagctctgtcatTGCTACCATGAACAAGATGGCTACAGCCATGCAGGAAGGAGAGTATGATGCTGACAAACCTCAGGGCAAG ACTCCTCCTGTGGAAACGAGAGCTGCCACCGTCAGGGCTGAGATGACTGATGCTGAGGGTCTAGGTGTTAAACtagaagacagagacacagtcatCAAGGAGGTCAAGAAGTCTCTTAAGATCAAG GGTGAGGAGCTGAGTGAGGCCAACGTCCGCCTGAGCCTGCTAGAGAAAAAGCTGGACACCTCCACCAAAGATGCAGATGAACGGGTGGAGAAGATCCAGACCAAACTCAGCGAGAATCTCGCCCTgctgaagaagaaagagaa GGAGTTTGAGGAGACAATGGATGCTCTGCAGGCTGATATCGACCAGCTGGAGGCAGAGAAGGCAGAGCTGAAACAACGCATCAATAACCAATCAAAGATGACCATCGAAGGCCTAAGAGCCCCGTCTGCCTCTGGTATAGCCTCCATTGTTCAAGGATCTGCAGGAG CAGGGCTGCCTCCATCCATGGCGGGGCCAGTGCAGGTGGTGGACTCTCCCCTCCTCCGGCAGCAGGTCGAGGCTCAGAGACTGGGCATCAAACACCTcaagaatgaaaacaacagactCAAG GCTGAGAAGATGAGAGCCCAGCTGGCCTCCCTGCCTCCACTCTGCCCCCCCAAACTGCCACAAGTGTCCAAAGAAAGCTCCATGCCTCCAGGGGGACTGAACACAGGCATCTATCGCAGGACTGACCAACTGCTGGCGACACTGCTCAAGCTGAGTGCAGAGTTTAAAGTGGTGGACATCACTGGGAAGACAACAG TTAGTGCCAGTTCCCAGCTGCTGGAGCAGACGGCTCGACTGCAGAACCTCAGTGATGCTCTGGACAAACTCAAG GGAGAAGTAGCTGAACATGTGGTCACGCATCAGCGTGGAGCCAAGGCTTCCTCTGACTTCGCCACATTCCCAGTGTCGTCCTTTGTTAAG GCCAAGGAAGAAAAGCAGGGGAATACGGTGCTTGTGGGTCGTGTTTCCATTCCATGCATCCGCGGACACGAACAAGTCCACCGCCTCGTCCTATCCCAGCAGCAGCTACAGCAAGTACACAGCCTCCTGATGGTGTAG
- the dctn1a gene encoding dynactin subunit 1 isoform X17, translating to MALNRRHSYTPRLTSALISKMSSAGIVESGKPPKIGSTVEVTGKGQRGTVAYIGATLFASGKWVGVILDEPKGKNDGTVQGKRYFTCEENHGIFVRQSQLQVVEEGSSATSPDTPEFALAKILRQKEIPETPKTSKQTPMNVKKTSRESLSSSLSGDVSEVGLTSHQGALGAPIVPQPSGSPAPVAAPVPATPSKEEESLRGQVKDLEEKLETLKMKRTEDKAKLKELEKHKIQLEQLQEWKIKMQEQQTDLQKQLKEVKKEARDAQESKDRYMEEMSDTADAIEMATLDKEMAEERAESLQVEVDSLKEKVDELSMDLEILRHEISEKGSDGAASSYHVKQLEEQNSRLKEALVRMRDLSASEKQEHVKLQKQMEKKNTELDTLRTQKEKLQEEVKLAEATIDELKEQVDAALGSEEMVETLTERNLDLEEKVRELRETVTDLEAINEMNDELQENARETEMELREQLDMGGAKVREAEKRVEAAQETVADYQQTISKYRDLTTRLQDANRDLISQQNANAEQVQQPPAELFDFKIKFAETKAYAKAIEMELRKMEVAQLNRQVSLLTSFMPDSFLRHGGDHDCILVLLLIPRLICKAELLSKQAQEKFDLNGNLVPGAGLRGPPGEQRSFASGLVYSLCLLQATLHKYEQALNTCNIEVFKRMGTLYSEMNFHERSLDYFIDLLHKDQLDETVQVEPLTKAIKYYQQLYSVHLADHTEDCTVQLADHIKFIQTALDSMGVEVARLRAFLAAGQESSGLAVLLKDLDTSCSDIRQFCKKIRRRMPGTDVVGVPAALNFGPEVSETLTECRRQLTRAVAVLQEVAAAGAQMVAPLAEQEGLNALKLEDIACNVVDQVYGSHGLSGPECLRQSCSSVIATMNKMATAMQEGEYDADKPQGKTPPVETRAATVRAEMTDAEGLGVKLEDRDTVIKEVKKSLKIKGEELSEANVRLSLLEKKLDTSTKDADERVEKIQTKLSENLALLKKKEKEFEETMDALQADIDQLEAEKAELKQRINNQSKMTIEGLRAPSASGIASIVQGSAGGLPPSMAGPVQVVDSPLLRQQVEAQRLGIKHLKNENNRLKAEKMRAQLASLPPLCPPKLPQVSKESSMPPGGLNTGIYRRTDQLLATLLKLSAEFKVVDITGKTTVSASSQLLEQTARLQNLSDALDKLKGEVAEHVVTHQRGAKASSDFATFPVSSFVKAKEEKQGNTVLVGRVSIPCIRGHEQVHRLVLSQQQLQQVHSLLMV from the exons ATGGCTTTAAACAGGCGACATTCCTATACCCCCAGG CTGACCAGCGCACTGATCAGCAAAATGAGCAGTGCAGGAATAGTGGAGAGTGGTAAACCTCCAAAG ATTGGCTCTACAGTAGAGGTGACAGGGAAGGGTCAGCGCGGCACTGTCGCCTACATCGGCGCCACCCTCTTTGCCTCTGGGAAATGGGTGGGTGTTATACTTGATGAGCCAAAAGGCAAGAATGATGGCACCGTGCAGGGGAAACGCTACTTCACCTGTGAGGAAAATCATGGGATATTTGTCAGACAGTCGCAG CTTCAGGTGGTGGAAGAGGGCTCCAGTGCCACCTCACCAGATACTCCTGAGTTTGCTCTTGCCAAGATTCTCAGACAAAAAG AAATTCCAGAGACTCCAAAAACATCCAAACAG ACACCAATGAATGTTAAGAAG ACATCTCGTGAGAGCCTGTCGTCCTCGCTGTCTGGTGATGTCAGTGAAGTTGGACTGACCTCCCATCAGGGTGCACTGGGAGCTCCCATCGTGCCTCAGCCCAGCGGGTCACCTGCGCCAGTCGCAGCCCCAGTCCCTGCTACTCCGAGCAAG GAGGAGGAATCACTGCGAGGTCAGGTCAAAGAcctggaggagaagctggagacgctgaagatgaagaggacagaggacaagGCCAAACTGAAGGAGCTTGAAAAACACAAGATCCAGCTGGAGCAGCTTCAGGAATGGAAGATAAAAATGCAGGAGCAGCAGACTGACCTCCAGAAACAGCTTAAAGAAGTCAAGAag GAAGCCCGCGATGCACAGGAATCCAAGGACCGCTACATGGAGGAGATGTCAGACACGGCCGACGCCATTGAGATGGCAACACTGGACAAAGAAATGGCGGAGGAGCGAGCGGAGTCATTGCAAGTGGAGGTGGACAGTCTGAAAGAGAAAGTAGATGAGCTCTCCATGGACCTGGAGATTCTTAGACATGAGATTTCAGAGAAAG GCTCAGATGGAGCTGCCTCAAGTTACCATGTCAAGCAGCTGGAGGAACAGAACAGCAGACTGAAGGAGGCTCTAGTCAG GATGCGTGACCTGTCTGCCTCAGAGAAACAGGAAcatgtgaagctgcagaagcagatggagaagaagaacacTGAGCTGGACACTCTGAGGACTCAGAAGGAAAAACTGCAGGAAGAAGTCAAGCTGGCAGAGGCCACTATTGATGAACTGAAGGAGCAG GTGGATGCTGCTCTGGGCTCAGAGGAGATGGTTGAGACGCTGACAGAGAGGAACCTTGACTTGGAGGAGAAAGTCAGAGAGCTGAGAGAAACAGTCACTGATCTG GAGGCGATCAACGAGATGAATGATGAGCTCCAGGAGAATGCAAGGGAGACTGAAATGGAGCTGAGAGAGCAGCTCGACATGGGTGGTGCAAAGGTCAGAGAAGCTGAAAAACGAGTGGAGGCTGCTCAGGAGACTGTGGCTGATTACCAGCAGACCATCAGCAAATATAGGGATCTCACTACCAGGTTGCAG GATGCCAATCGGGACCTGATCAGCCAGCAGAATGCCAATGCTGAGCAAGTTCAACAGCCGCCCGCAGAACTGTTTGACTTCAAGATCAAGTTTGCAGAGACCAAGGCCTATGCCAAG GCCATTGAGATGGAGCTGAGGAAAATGGAAGTGGCTCAATTAAACAGACAGGTGTCCCTCCTTACCTCCTTCATGCCAGACTCCTTTCTCCGTCATGGTGGAGATCATGACTGTATTCTGGTCCTTCTTCTCATCCCCAGGCTCATCTGCAAG GCTGAGCTCCTCAGTAAACAAGCCCAGGAGAAGTTTGACTTGAACGGGAACCTGGTGCCGGGGGCAGGGCTCAGAGGACCTCCAGGAGAACAGCGCAGCTTTGCCTCAGGACTGGTGTACTCCCTGTGCTTGCTGCAGGCCACCCTGCACAAATATGAACA GGCTCTGAACACCTGCAACATAGAGGTTTTTAAGCGCATGGGTACACTTTACTCTGAAATGAATTTCCATGAGCGCTCCCTGGATTATTTCATTGACCTGCTGCATAAAGACCAATTGGATGAGACTGTTCAGGTGGAGCCCCTGACCAAGGCCATCAAGTACTACCag caaCTGTACAGTGTCCATCTGGCAGATCACACTGAGGACTGCACAGTGCAGCTGGCTGACCACATCAAG TTTATCCAGACCGCATTGGACTCCATGGGAGTGGAGGTGGCTCGTCTGCGGGCGTTCCTGGCTGCAGGTCAGGAAAGCTCTGGCCTTGCTGTGCTTCTGAAGGACCTGGACACTTCGTGTTCGGATATCAGACAATTCTGTAAGAAGATCCGCCGTCGCATGCCTGGAACAGATGTGGTTGGAGTACCTGCTGCTCTCAATTTTGGACCAGAG GTGTCAGAGACGCTGACAGAGTGTAGGCGCCAGCTGACCCGTGCGGTGGCCGTGCTGCAGGAGGTGGCTGCAGCTGGGGCTCAGATGGTTGCTCCGCTGGCAGAACAAGAGGGTCTCAACGCTCTCAAGCTGGAGGATATTGCCTGCAACGTTGTGGATCAG GTGTATGGCTCCCATGGCCTGAGTGGCCCAGAGTGTCTGCGtcaatcctgcagctctgtcatTGCTACCATGAACAAGATGGCTACAGCCATGCAGGAAGGAGAGTATGATGCTGACAAACCTCAGGGCAAG ACTCCTCCTGTGGAAACGAGAGCTGCCACCGTCAGGGCTGAGATGACTGATGCTGAGGGTCTAGGTGTTAAACtagaagacagagacacagtcatCAAGGAGGTCAAGAAGTCTCTTAAGATCAAG GGTGAGGAGCTGAGTGAGGCCAACGTCCGCCTGAGCCTGCTAGAGAAAAAGCTGGACACCTCCACCAAAGATGCAGATGAACGGGTGGAGAAGATCCAGACCAAACTCAGCGAGAATCTCGCCCTgctgaagaagaaagagaa GGAGTTTGAGGAGACAATGGATGCTCTGCAGGCTGATATCGACCAGCTGGAGGCAGAGAAGGCAGAGCTGAAACAACGCATCAATAACCAATCAAAGATGACCATCGAAGGCCTAAGAGCCCCGTCTGCCTCTGGTATAGCCTCCATTGTTCAAGGATCTGCAGGAG GGCTGCCTCCATCCATGGCGGGGCCAGTGCAGGTGGTGGACTCTCCCCTCCTCCGGCAGCAGGTCGAGGCTCAGAGACTGGGCATCAAACACCTcaagaatgaaaacaacagactCAAG GCTGAGAAGATGAGAGCCCAGCTGGCCTCCCTGCCTCCACTCTGCCCCCCCAAACTGCCACAAGTGTCCAAAGAAAGCTCCATGCCTCCAGGGGGACTGAACACAGGCATCTATCGCAGGACTGACCAACTGCTGGCGACACTGCTCAAGCTGAGTGCAGAGTTTAAAGTGGTGGACATCACTGGGAAGACAACAG TTAGTGCCAGTTCCCAGCTGCTGGAGCAGACGGCTCGACTGCAGAACCTCAGTGATGCTCTGGACAAACTCAAG GGAGAAGTAGCTGAACATGTGGTCACGCATCAGCGTGGAGCCAAGGCTTCCTCTGACTTCGCCACATTCCCAGTGTCGTCCTTTGTTAAG GCCAAGGAAGAAAAGCAGGGGAATACGGTGCTTGTGGGTCGTGTTTCCATTCCATGCATCCGCGGACACGAACAAGTCCACCGCCTCGTCCTATCCCAGCAGCAGCTACAGCAAGTACACAGCCTCCTGATGGTGTAG